CTGGTGCGAGGCGATGTCGGTCAGGATGCCGCCGAAATAGCGCTTGTCGAAGAACCAGTCCGGCCGGATCGGCCGGTTGAGCCGATGCGGGCCGAGGCCGACCGTCTGGATAACGCGCCCGATCGCACCGTCCGCGATCAGCTTGCCGGTGACGATGGTGGCGGGAACGACAAAACGCTCGGAGAAGCAGACCGAGAATATCCGCCCCGTCACCGCAACGACCCGCTCGACCTCGGCGAGCTGCTCGAAGGTGGTGACGCCCGGCTTGTCGACCATAACGTCCTTGCCCGCCCGCATCGCCCGGACCGCGAGGTTGGCCCGCTCCGAGGGGATGCCGGCGCAGACGACGAGGTCGATCGAGGGATCGTCGAGCAGCCGCTGGCTGTCCGCCTCCTTCAACTGCGGGAAACGCTCGCGGAAGCCATCGAGCACGCGCGGGTCGCTGGTCTGGGGATCGAAGCCGGCGCATTCCGCGCCGGCTTCGAGGAGACCGCCGACCATATGGTAGATATGGCGGTGGTCGAGGCCGATGGCTGCGAAGCGCATGCTATTTCGGCGCGTGGCCGACGCCGATCTCCTGATCCCAGCGCCGGAAGGCGGCGACCAGACGCTCGGGCGTCAGCGGCGGGCGGGTCGGCAGGCTGCCGATCAGCCCGTCATATTCGGGCCGGCCGTACTCCTTGATCACATCCTGGCTCTCCTGTGGGGCCATGGCGAGGGTCACGCCCTTCACGGCCGGGCCGGGATAGAAATAGCCCTTGTCGTAGGTTGCGGCCTGGGCCTCCGGCTTCAGCATGTAGGACATCAGCGCCAGGATCACCGGGACCTTCGCCGCGGCGACGCCCTTAGGGATGCACATGAACTGGGTGTCGGGAATCCAGTGCGTGTTGGCGAGGACGAAGACCTTGGCCTCCTTCGGCACGATGCCGAGCGCGCGCGGGTTGATGTCCCAGCCCAGCGTCGAGACGATGACGTCGCGGGTGCCTTCGCCGAGCTCCTTCATCGTCGGCGTGGTGCCGCCGGGATAGTAGTCGATGCCGGTGCCGAGCTCCTTGAGATAGGCCCAGCTCTTGGCCCAGCCGTTCATCGGATCGCTCGGGTCGCTGTCGCCGAGGATGTAGGGCAGGCCCTGCAGAAAGGTCCAGCCGGGGCCGGAGTTGAGCGGGCGGGCATAGGTGAAGCGGTTCTTGTTCTGCTTGACGTAGGCGAGGAACTCCTCGGCCGTCTTGGGCACGGTCTTCAATCGGTCGGCCGCATATTCGAACAGCGGGCCGGACGGCGAGTAGACCACTGCGACGCCTTCGTTCTGGCCGAAATTGCGCTGCATCATCAGCGCCTGCTCGTGATAGGTCTCTTCGGCCTTCGGCAAGGCGGCGGTGTGCGACTTCCAGACATCGATCCACAGGCCCTGCTGGATGCCATCCGACATCGCGCCCGGTCCGGTCAGTACCATGTCGATGTCGACGCGGTTGGCGTCCTGCTGCGCCTTGAGCTTGGCAGGCAGCTCCGGCGAGGGCGCGCGCGAAAAATTCAGCCGCGAGATCAGCTTGGGATTGTCCTTGGCGAATTTCTCGATCGCAGCCTGCGTCAATTGCAGATTGCCGGCGACGTCGATGATGTTGAGTGCGACCGGGCTCGCGGGCAGCGCGCCCTGGGCGAAGGCTCCGCCGGCGGAGAGCGCGGCGAGACTGGAAGCGCCGGCGATGACGCCGCGCCGTGTAATATGGCTCATGGTACCTCCCTGTGCTGGCCTGCTTTGCTGCGGCCTTGGCATGTATACTAGTACACCAGAGCCGACAGGCAAGATGCGACGAAAGCAGGGGCGGGCTGCGTGAGGTCGGAGGACGTGCTGCTCGGCAGGGATGCGCTATTCGGCGCTACTCGGATCGGTCGCCGCCCCATCCGGACGTCGAATACGACATCCCGGGCTGCTTTTCCTGAGCGCGCGAGCGTCAGTTCCGGACTCCCGAGCGACGGCGCGCCGCTCCAGAAGCCGGAGTACCTCGTCCGGGCAATCTCCTGCCCGGATGCTCGTCTTCTGGTCGCTTCCGATCTGAGGTCAGCTCGATCAGGACGAGGGCGCGGTTGATATTCTCGCGAACCATATCCAGGCAGATGGCTCCGCTCATGTGACGGCCGGAGCGACTTCGTCTGTGATCTGGCTCGTCGTCGGCCCCGACCCATGCCGCCGACCGAATGGGCATCTGTTACATGCGCGAGGCGATCGAGAGCGCACCGAAAGATGGAAAAGTCGTCATCGTCAGGGATGGCGAGAATCTGGCTTTTGATCCCGCTCACTGGGCGGGTCCATGGGTAGGGGAAAACCGCCTGTCCGACCCGGCCGTGCCGAGACGCCGGCGGGCTCCGGCGCCGGGCAGATGCCTCCTGCGAAAGGCAATGCGTCGCGCAAATCCGCGCAAGGGAGCGAGCTACCGCGTCGGCGGCGTTATATGTCATTGCTGGGCGGCGTCGCGACCGTGGCGCTCCTGCTCATCGTCGCGACCCGCGACGCAGGCCGTCCGGATCCCGTCGAGATCAGGGAGCAGGTCGTGGCGCGGGCCACCTTGCCGCCGACCTCGGCCCCGACGATCGCCCCTGCAATGCTCCGGCAGGGCACCCCGGGACCGGACGCCCGGCGATCGCTGGATGGGGAGCAGGCCGGAGCCGCAGTGCAGGAGCTGGCCGAGGCGCGGCGCGCCATCGGAGTCCTGAATTCCCAGCTCCAGGCCGAAGCCACGAAGACCGAGCAATCATTGAGCCAGGAGCGCAGCAAAGCGGCGGCTTTGATGCAGGAGGTAGTCGCCGTCCGACAGGAACTGGCCGCAAGCACGGCGCAGCATCGTCAAGCGCTCGACGACGAACGCGCACAGCGTACCGCTCTGGCGGTCGAGCTGATGGCGGCGCAGCGCGATTTCGAGGCGCAGGCGGCGCAGCTGCGCAAGGCCAGCGACGAAATAGGCCAGCTCAAGCAGGCGCAGGCCACGAGGACCGGGCAGCTATCGGAAGAGGAGCGGCAGAAAACGGCCGCCCTCATGCAGGAGGCTGCAGCGGCGCGACAGGAGCTGGCTGCGATCGCCGCGCAGCATCGCCAGGTGCTCGACCAGGAACGTGGGCAGCGTGCGGCGCTGGCGGCCGAGCTCTCGGCTGCACAGCGCGAGGTTGCGGCTCAAGGCGCGCAGTTGCGCAAGGTCAGCGACGAGACCGGCCAGCTCAGGCTGGCGGAAGCCGCGAAGACGGCGCAGTCTCTGGAACAGGAGCGGCAGAAGACGGCTGCCCTCACACAGGCCGCGGCGGCGCGGCAGGCGTTGAGCTTGAACGTGGCGCAACATCGTCAGGCCCTCGACGACGAGCGCGTGCAGCGTACCGCGCTGGCCGCCGAACTGGCGGCAGCGCGGCGTGATGTCGAGGCGCAGGCTGCGCAATTGCGCAAGGCCGGCGACGAGGCCGGCCAGCTCAGGCAGGCCGAGGCTGCAAAGGCCGTGCACGCCCTGGAGCAGGAGCGGCAGAAGACGGCTGCGCTCGCGCAGCAGGCCGCAGCCGTGCGCCAGGCATTGGCTGCAAGCACGGCGCAGCATCGTCAAGCCCTCGATGACGAGCGCGCGCAGCGGACCACGCTGGCCGCCGAACTGTCGGTGGCGCAGCGCGAGATCGCGGCCCAGTCGGCGCAGTTGCGCAAGGCGAACGGTGAAACAGAACAGTTCAGGCAGGCAACCGAGGCCACGATCGCAGAAGTGCGCCAGGCCCTGCAGCAGGAGCGCGACCGGTCAGCCGCCATCGCCGAGGAACTCGCTTCCGTACGAGCCGCGAGCACAAGGCCTGCTCCGACGGAACAGAAGCCGGTCGAAGCGCCGACCATCGTCGCGACGCCACAACTGGTAGGCGCAGAGGCCCGGAGCAGCCCGGAGGCAGCGCGGCTGATCGCCCGGGCCAGCGCGCTGCTCGGTCAGGGCGATATCGGTTCTGCCCGGATCGTGCTCGAGCGCGCGGCCGAAATGGGCAACGCCCGGGCGAGCTTCATGCTCGCGGAGACCTACGATCCCCGCATCCTGTCCGCCTGGGGCACCTATGGCACACGCGGCGAGGTGACGAGGGCGCGCGAACTCTATGCGAAGGCGCAGATCGGCGGCATCCGCGAGGCCAAGGAGCGCGTCGATGCCTTGCCGCAGTGACGCCTGAGGCCGCCGACCGGCGGGCCAATGGTCAGGCCAAAAGGAGATGAGCGGATGAACACGCCTTCGGGACGGCATCTGCTGCTGTTGATCGGACTGGCCGGGCTTGTTCCAGCGCTCGAGCCGGCTGGTCTGCAGGCACAGACACCCCAGATGAGCGCTGCGAGCGCCGCCCCGCCGCGGCGCGCCCGTCCGGCCGCGACGGAACAGGACAAGATCAACGCCTGGACGGTCGGCCTTGCCGCGGGGCTGCTCGAAGGTGCGCCGCTGCGTCTGGGGGCGGAGATGGCCCGCGTCGTCGACGATGGGCCGAACCTGCATGTGCTGCCGATCGTCACCCGCGGGGCCACAGAGAACCTGAACTCGCTGCTCTATCTGCGCGGCATCGACGCGGCGATCATCAACTCCGATGCGCTGGAAGAGTACAAGGCCCAGATGCCGCAGATTCGGCGCAAGATCACCTATGTGCTCAATCTCTTCCCCTCGGAACTGCATGTCTTCGTCCGGCCCGAGATCCAGAGCCTTCAGGACCTCGCCGGCAAGAAGGTGAACTTCAACACGCTCGGCACGGCTGCCGCCTATTCGGGGCCGCTGATCTTCAGCCGTCTCGGCGTCAACGCCGAAAACACCTTCATTCCGCATCAGGTCGCGCTCGAGCAGATGCGCAAGGGCGAGATGGCGGCCGTCGTCTTCATCACCTCGAAACCGGTCGACGCATTCGTGCGCGGGCGCTTCGAGCCCGGCTTCAAGTTCCTTTCGGTGCCGTACGACAGCAAGTTCGAGGACTACTACCTGCCGGCGGTGCTGGAGGCCGGCGAGTATCCCGGTCTCATCAAGGCGGGCGAGCGTGTGTCGACGATCGCGGTGCCGACTGCTTTGGTCGCATTCAACTGGGCTCCCCAGACCAATCGTTATGAGCGTGTCGCCCGCTTCGTCGACACCCTGTTCAGCCGTATCGAGAAGCTGCAGTCCCCTGGCTTCGACGCGAAATGGAAGTCGATCAATCTCGCTGCGACCGTCCCCGGCCTCGACCGCTTCCCGGCGGCGCAGGAATGGCTGGATCGCAAGGGGCAGACGCAACGTGCGAGCCGATGAAACTGATCATGCTCTCCGTCGCCTTCGAGATCGCGAGCAGGATCGCCTTCGCGCAGGGCGCGCCCGATCCAATGGCGCAGCTTCGCGCCTGCTCGCTGCTCGACCCGGCGGATCGCCAGGCCTGTTTGAACAAGCTGCCGCAGCCGGTGAAGGTACCTGATCGACCGGCGGGCAGCGGCGAAGCCTGGGTGATCAGCGAGACCACCTCGCCGGTCGACTATACGCCGATTGTCACCGCCACCGCGTTTTCCCGCGGCAGTGCCGACAGCCCTCTGAAGCAGCTCTCAGTTCACTGCCGCGGTGGCCGGACCGAGATGGTGGTCGGTGGACCAGCCGTCTCCGATGGCGGCGTCGACTACGCCCTGTCCTACCGCCTCGATGACAGCCCGCCCGTGCAGGTCGCAGCCGGCCGGCCTTCGTTCGGAAGCGGCGTGGCATTCAGGGGCGATGTCGTGGGCCTGCTGCTGTCGCTCCCGGCGGACGGCAGTATCTCCATCCGCCTCTCGGCGCGAACCGGCGCCGTCCATGATGGGCATTTTTCCCTCGCCGGCCTGAAGGCAGCGCGGGACAGGGTCGCAGCAGCCTGCAAATGGCCGCGCACCGTCGCCAAACCACGTAGCGAATAGACCTCGAACTCATGGGTGGAATGTGATGACGATCAGGCTCAAAGACTTCGTCTGCGCCGCCTTGGCGACTGGCGCCGCGCTGTCCATCGCCGTTTCGCCTTCGGCGGCACAGGGCACGAAGCAGAGTTCGGTGCAGGCGCCGAAGCCGCCCATGGTCGAACGCAAGCCGCATCGCCTCATCCTGCAGGTGAACACGAACGAAGCTGCGATGATGAACCTCGCGCTCAACAACGCGGCGAACGTGGCGCAGTACTACCAGGACCTCGGCGAGAAGGTGGAGATCGAGGTCGTCACCTTCGGCCCCGGCCTGCACATGCTGCGCGACGACACCTCACCGGTGAAGGCGCGGATCAAGGCGATGACGGCAAGCACGCCGGCGATCTCTTTCAAGGCCTGCGGCAACACACAAGGCAACATGAGCAAGGCCGAGAACAAGGAGATCGCGCTCATTCCCGAGGCGTCGGTGGTGAAATCCGGCGTCGTCCGAGTCATCGAGTTGCAAGAGAAAGGCTGGACCTATGTCCGGCCATGATCGGCCGCGGCCTAACCAGGCACCCGCGCACGTGAAGCGGACATCTGGAAGACCCGGAATGGGCCACGAACAGTTGCGACTCTAGCCAAGGTCGCGCAACGCCCTCGGTTTCGGACAAGCTGCGCGATGCCGTCAGCCGCAGCCCCATCCTCAGCCGCCCCTCATGCTCATATGCCGGCCGACCGCGGCGCGGGCCGGCACATCGTGGCAGCTTTCGAATTTGCCACAGACCCCTGCAATGTCGACAGCGTTCGAGATGAACGCTACGTCATCACAGGGGCGGCAACCGGGTATGGGAATGCGCGAAGCAGGGATCAGCCTGGCTGGTACGCTCATTGTGTTCTTTGCCCGCTTCATCACGGCGGTCCGCGGACGATGGGACGGCGTCGCGCCGACCGACGAGCAACGAATTTATTTCGCCAATCATGCCAGCCACGGCGATTTCGTCCTGATCTGGACCGTGTTGCCGCGCCGCATGCGATTTGCGACCCGGCCGGTCGCCGGGAGCGATTACTGGCTGAAGGGCAGCCTTCGGCGCTTCATCGGCCGCGATGTCTTCAATGCCGTTCTGATCGATCGCGATCCAGCGACTCGAACGAGTGACCCGGTCGTCCAGATGACCGGGGCGCTCGATGCCGGCTCCTCTCTCATCGTGTTCCCGGAAGGCACGCGCAACACCACCGATGCGCGGCTCCTGCCGTTCAAGAGCGGTCTGTTCCATCTGGCGCAGGCGCGGCCGAACGTGGCCCTCGTGCCGGTGTGGATCGACAATCTCAACCGCGTCATGCCCAAGGGCGAGTTCGTGCCGGTGCCGCTGATCTGCACGGTCACCTTTGGCGCCGCGCTTTCCCTCACCGAGGCCGAGACGAAGCAGGATTTCCTGGCCAGGGCAGAGGCGGCGCTGCTCGCTCTGTCACCAAAGGCGAGCACGCCATGACGATGCCGCATCCCGATCTCGTGGCCGTGCTGGCAGGCCTGCTCGCCGTCCTGATCGCCGCGTCCGCGATCGGCTACGCTCTGCAGCGCAGGCTGTCGCCGGATGGCTCGAACGCCGTGGTCGAGAACCTCAACGACCGCATCCGCGCCTGGTGGATCATGGTCGTGCTGATGGGGCTCGCGCTGATCGGCGGCAAGACCGGCGTGACCCTGCTCTTCGCCTTCTGCTCCTTCGCAGCCCTGCGTGAGTTCATCACGCTGACGAATACGCGCCGTGCCGACCATTGGGCGCTGGCGGCCGGCTTCTTCATCATGCTGCCGGTGCAGTATTACCTGATCTGGATCGAGTGGTACGGGCTCTATTCGATCTTCATCCCCGTCTACGCGTTCCTGCTCATGCCGATCATCGCGGCGGCGCGCGGCGACACCGAGCATTTTCTGGTGCGCATCGCCGAAGTTCAGTGGGCGCTGATGATCTGCGTCTTCTGCACCTCGCATGTGCCGGCGCTGCTCAGCCTCGACATTCCCGGCTATCAGGGGCGCAATGTGCTCCTGATCGCCTTTCTCGTCATCGTCGTGCAGATGAGCGATGTGCTGCAGTACGTGTGGGGCAAGCTTCTCGGCCGCACCAAGATCGCGCCCAGGCTGTCGCCGTCCAAGACGGTCGAGGGTTTCGTTGGCGGTGCGCTCAGCGCCACCGCCGTCGGTGCCGGATTGTCCTGGATGACGCCGTTCACGCCGCTGCAGGCCGCTTTCCTGGCCCTGGTCATCGTCGTGATGGGCTTCTTCGGCGGGCTCGTCATGTCGGCGATCAAGCGCGATCGCGGCATCAAGGATTGGGGCCACCTGATCGCCGGCCATGGCGGCTTCCTCGACCGGCTCGATTCGGTGGTGTTCTCCGCTCCGATCTTCTTCCACCTCGTCCGCTACGGCTGGTCGACCACGTGAGCGCGCCACTCGCGCGCCTGATGCGAAGCAGCATCGTGCATGTCGCCTTCGCCTTCATCGCCATGGGGAGCTGGGCGATTTTCGCCAACCGTGCCCATCCGATGCCGGCACCGCTCATCGCCGGGCTGATTCAGGGCACGCTGTCGGCCGGCATCACCCTCGTCCTGAAACGGGGTATCGAAGAGCTGGCCAGGCGCTTCTCCGGGCTGACCGCGCTTCTGGCTCCGCCAGCGATCGCCGGGCTGGTCTCCGCGAGCGTGCTGACCATCATCCACACGCTCGGCGGCACGCCGGAAATCGGCAGGACGATCGCCGTACCGCTGACCGTCGCGACGAGCTATGCGGCGCTCTACAATTTCTCGCTGTGGCGCAGCAGGAAGGCGATGAACCATGGCGCAGGATGACGATCGGCGGCCGCTCGCGAGCCGCGATTCCGGCTGGGCCCGGGGCATTGCGCGCCGGCTGAGCGCCACCGGTATCACGCCCAACCAGATCTCGATGGCGAGCATGGTGATGGCGGCTTTCGCCGGCACCGCCTTCTGGCTCGCAGGCACGGCGGCTCCCGGCCCGCGTGCCGCGCTGCTTCTCGCCGCAGCCCTGTTCTGCCAGTTCAGATTGCTCTGCAATCTCTTCGATGGAATGGTGGCGATCGAGGGCGGCAAGCAGGCTGCGGACGGGCCGTTCTGGAACGAGTTTCCCGATCGCGTCGCCGATATCCTCATTCTCACTGGCGCGGGCTACGGCGCCGGCGTGCCGGCCTTGGGGTGGGCGGCTGCCGGCCTTGCCGTGCTGACGGCCTATACCCGCGAGCTTGGACGCAATTGCGGGCTGCCGGCCGACTTCTCCGGCCCGATGGCGAAGCAGCACCGCATGGCGACGATCACGGCGGCGGCGCTCCTGGCGCTGCTGGAGCCGCTTTGGCGAGGCCAGAACCAGGTGCTGGTCATCGCGCTCTGGCTGATCACGGTGGGGGCCGCAGTGACCGCTCTCAGGCGGGCCACGAACATCGTCCGCGGTTTGCGCGCCCGCTGAGCGTTCGAGGCCCGCCCAGTCCTCAGCCGCCGGTCACGCTCATGTGCCGGCCGACGGCGGCACGGGGCTGGCGGCGATCGATGACGAAATCATGGCCCTTGGGCTTGCGCGAGATCGCCTCTTCCATCGCCCGGTAGAGCAGGGCGTCGTCACTGGAAGCGCGGATCGGGGCGCGCAGATCCGCCGCATCCTCCTGGCCGAGGCACATAAAGAGCGTGCCGGTGCAGGTCAGGCGCACCCGGTTGCAGCTCTCGCAGAAATTATGGGTCATCGGCGTGATGAAGCCGATCAATCCACCAGTCTCGCGCACCCGGACATAGCGCGCCGGACCGCCGGTGCGGTACGGATCGTCGTCGAGCGTGTAGCGGTCCATCAGCCTGGCCCGCACCATCGAGAGCGGCAGGAACTGGTCGAGCCGGGCAGGCTCGATCTCGCCAAGCGGCATCACCTCGATCAACGTCAGGTCCATGCCGAGCCCATGGGCCCAGTGCATCAACCCTTCGATCTCGTCTTCGTTGACGCCCTTCAGCGCCACCGCATTGATCTTGACGCGCAGCCCCGCCGCCCGCGCCGCCTCGATGCCGGCGAGCACCTTGGAGAGGTCGCCCCAGCGCGTGATCTTGCGGAATTTTTCCGGATCGAGCGTGTCGAGCGAGACATTGACGCGGCGCACGCCGCAATCGGCCAGCTCCTGCGCATAGCGGCCGAGCTGAGAACCGTTGGTAGTTAGGGTCAATTCGTCGAGCGCGCCCGAGGCGAGATGGCGCGAGAGCGAGCGGAACAGGTTCATGATGTCGCGCCTGACCAGCGGCTCGCCGCCGGTGATGCGGAGCTTCCGCGTCCCGCGCGAGACGAAGGCGGTGGCGACGCGGTCGACCTCTTCGAGCGTCAACAGGTCGCGCTTCGGCAGGAAGGCCATGTCCTCGGACATGCAGTAGACGCAGCGGAAATCGCAGCGATCCGTCACCGAGATGCGTAAGTAGGAGATGTCGCGGCCGAACGGGTCGGTCAGCGGCGCACGCATCAAGGGCTTGATGGGGTCGTGCAGCACGGCGGCTGAAATCCTCGGGCGGTCGCGGTCTTGCGGCGCGGTGCGCCTGCCGTTGCTCTGATATAGGAAGCGAGCATTGTCGGCGACAGGGCTGCGGTCAAGCAGGCTGATGGTCGCAAGCGGTTCTGGAGAAACACGAAGATGTCAGATTGGCCGAGCGAGATCCGTCTGTCGAAGGATCGTCGCACTCTGCACGTGACCTTCGAGAGCGGTGAGAGCCATGCGCTTTCCGCCGAACTTCTGCGCGTCGAGAGCCCTTCGGCCGAGGTCCAGGGCCATGGCCCGACGCAGAAGCAGACGGTGCCGGG
This sequence is a window from Bosea vestrisii. Protein-coding genes within it:
- a CDS encoding CDP-alcohol phosphatidyltransferase family protein, which produces MAQDDDRRPLASRDSGWARGIARRLSATGITPNQISMASMVMAAFAGTAFWLAGTAAPGPRAALLLAAALFCQFRLLCNLFDGMVAIEGGKQAADGPFWNEFPDRVADILILTGAGYGAGVPALGWAAAGLAVLTAYTRELGRNCGLPADFSGPMAKQHRMATITAAALLALLEPLWRGQNQVLVIALWLITVGAAVTALRRATNIVRGLRAR
- a CDS encoding extracellular solute-binding protein → MSHITRRGVIAGASSLAALSAGGAFAQGALPASPVALNIIDVAGNLQLTQAAIEKFAKDNPKLISRLNFSRAPSPELPAKLKAQQDANRVDIDMVLTGPGAMSDGIQQGLWIDVWKSHTAALPKAEETYHEQALMMQRNFGQNEGVAVVYSPSGPLFEYAADRLKTVPKTAEEFLAYVKQNKNRFTYARPLNSGPGWTFLQGLPYILGDSDPSDPMNGWAKSWAYLKELGTGIDYYPGGTTPTMKELGEGTRDVIVSTLGWDINPRALGIVPKEAKVFVLANTHWIPDTQFMCIPKGVAAAKVPVILALMSYMLKPEAQAATYDKGYFYPGPAVKGVTLAMAPQESQDVIKEYGRPEYDGLIGSLPTRPPLTPERLVAAFRRWDQEIGVGHAPK
- a CDS encoding DsrE family protein, with protein sequence MTIRLKDFVCAALATGAALSIAVSPSAAQGTKQSSVQAPKPPMVERKPHRLILQVNTNEAAMMNLALNNAANVAQYYQDLGEKVEIEVVTFGPGLHMLRDDTSPVKARIKAMTASTPAISFKACGNTQGNMSKAENKEIALIPEASVVKSGVVRVIELQEKGWTYVRP
- a CDS encoding TAXI family TRAP transporter solute-binding subunit → MNTPSGRHLLLLIGLAGLVPALEPAGLQAQTPQMSAASAAPPRRARPAATEQDKINAWTVGLAAGLLEGAPLRLGAEMARVVDDGPNLHVLPIVTRGATENLNSLLYLRGIDAAIINSDALEEYKAQMPQIRRKITYVLNLFPSELHVFVRPEIQSLQDLAGKKVNFNTLGTAAAYSGPLIFSRLGVNAENTFIPHQVALEQMRKGEMAAVVFITSKPVDAFVRGRFEPGFKFLSVPYDSKFEDYYLPAVLEAGEYPGLIKAGERVSTIAVPTALVAFNWAPQTNRYERVARFVDTLFSRIEKLQSPGFDAKWKSINLAATVPGLDRFPAAQEWLDRKGQTQRASR
- the moaA gene encoding GTP 3',8-cyclase MoaA; this encodes MRAPLTDPFGRDISYLRISVTDRCDFRCVYCMSEDMAFLPKRDLLTLEEVDRVATAFVSRGTRKLRITGGEPLVRRDIMNLFRSLSRHLASGALDELTLTTNGSQLGRYAQELADCGVRRVNVSLDTLDPEKFRKITRWGDLSKVLAGIEAARAAGLRVKINAVALKGVNEDEIEGLMHWAHGLGMDLTLIEVMPLGEIEPARLDQFLPLSMVRARLMDRYTLDDDPYRTGGPARYVRVRETGGLIGFITPMTHNFCESCNRVRLTCTGTLFMCLGQEDAADLRAPIRASSDDALLYRAMEEAISRKPKGHDFVIDRRQPRAAVGRHMSVTGG
- a CDS encoding phosphatidate cytidylyltransferase — encoded protein: MTMPHPDLVAVLAGLLAVLIAASAIGYALQRRLSPDGSNAVVENLNDRIRAWWIMVVLMGLALIGGKTGVTLLFAFCSFAALREFITLTNTRRADHWALAAGFFIMLPVQYYLIWIEWYGLYSIFIPVYAFLLMPIIAAARGDTEHFLVRIAEVQWALMICVFCTSHVPALLSLDIPGYQGRNVLLIAFLVIVVQMSDVLQYVWGKLLGRTKIAPRLSPSKTVEGFVGGALSATAVGAGLSWMTPFTPLQAAFLALVIVVMGFFGGLVMSAIKRDRGIKDWGHLIAGHGGFLDRLDSVVFSAPIFFHLVRYGWSTT
- a CDS encoding lysophospholipid acyltransferase family protein, with protein sequence MREAGISLAGTLIVFFARFITAVRGRWDGVAPTDEQRIYFANHASHGDFVLIWTVLPRRMRFATRPVAGSDYWLKGSLRRFIGRDVFNAVLIDRDPATRTSDPVVQMTGALDAGSSLIVFPEGTRNTTDARLLPFKSGLFHLAQARPNVALVPVWIDNLNRVMPKGEFVPVPLICTVTFGAALSLTEAETKQDFLARAEAALLALSPKASTP
- a CDS encoding Gfo/Idh/MocA family protein; the protein is MRFAAIGLDHRHIYHMVGGLLEAGAECAGFDPQTSDPRVLDGFRERFPQLKEADSQRLLDDPSIDLVVCAGIPSERANLAVRAMRAGKDVMVDKPGVTTFEQLAEVERVVAVTGRIFSVCFSERFVVPATIVTGKLIADGAIGRVIQTVGLGPHRLNRPIRPDWFFDKRYFGGILTDIASHQIDQFLHFTGSQDAEIATSGIGHFGVPDLPDFDDFGEILLRSDRAGGYIRVDWFTADGLPTWGDGRLTILGTEGTIELRKYVDIAGRPGTDHLFLVDKAGTRHIDTSREPLTYFRALIADIADRSETAATQQHMFTVCRLALHAQDRAVRLPIRGTDAK